The following are from one region of the Halodesulfurarchaeum sp. HSR-GB genome:
- a CDS encoding MFS transporter codes for MAVFGTDRRVLVLAFARMADEMGNSFLIIVLPLYIASGQIQLDALLGTQVPILSITVTESLLIGLALSMFGFLNSFSQPFTGRLTDRAGRRKVFILFGLAILGIGSGGYLFVSQYRWVLFFRLLQGIGAAFTIPATVALVNEFATSARTRGGNFGVYNTFRLIGFGFGPIVAGVVVEFWGFDAAFLVAVAGAFFSFLLVYLFVEDPEETQASAGSDLSIAVRGPPGYLLDPVFTLGLGTVAMGIAIALFAPLEGQINARLGQSSVLFGVQFGAVTIANILLQIPIGRASDGYGRRPFLVAGFLILVPSTLAQGYVLSPLMMTLARLAQGVAVAMVFAPSLALAGDLAREGASGTTLSVLTMAFGFGVAVGPLSAGFLERFGFHVPFLAGSVLAVLALLLVYTQVEETLTDTKSIFGS; via the coding sequence ATGGCCGTTTTCGGCACCGACCGTCGGGTCCTCGTGCTGGCATTCGCACGGATGGCCGACGAGATGGGCAACTCCTTTCTCATCATCGTCCTGCCGCTCTACATCGCCTCCGGACAAATTCAGCTCGATGCTCTGTTGGGCACCCAGGTTCCAATCCTCTCGATCACGGTCACGGAATCGCTTCTGATCGGGCTCGCACTCTCGATGTTTGGCTTTCTCAACAGCTTCAGCCAGCCCTTCACGGGGCGGTTGACTGACCGGGCGGGCCGGCGAAAGGTCTTCATCCTCTTCGGGCTTGCAATTCTGGGAATCGGAAGCGGGGGATACCTCTTCGTCTCGCAGTACCGCTGGGTTCTCTTCTTCCGGCTCCTGCAGGGAATCGGAGCGGCTTTCACCATCCCGGCGACGGTCGCACTCGTAAACGAGTTCGCGACGAGTGCTCGGACCCGCGGGGGCAACTTCGGGGTCTACAACACCTTCAGACTCATCGGATTTGGATTCGGCCCGATCGTCGCCGGCGTCGTCGTGGAATTCTGGGGCTTCGATGCGGCCTTTCTCGTCGCGGTTGCAGGGGCGTTTTTCAGTTTCCTCCTCGTCTATCTCTTCGTCGAGGACCCCGAAGAGACGCAGGCGAGTGCGGGAAGCGACCTCTCCATTGCGGTCAGGGGGCCACCGGGCTATCTCCTGGATCCGGTTTTCACCCTCGGTCTGGGCACCGTGGCGATGGGGATCGCGATCGCACTCTTTGCGCCCCTCGAGGGCCAGATCAACGCTCGCCTGGGCCAGTCGTCAGTTCTCTTCGGGGTCCAGTTCGGGGCGGTGACGATCGCGAACATCCTGCTGCAGATCCCGATCGGGCGGGCGAGTGACGGGTATGGGCGTCGTCCGTTCCTCGTCGCCGGATTCCTGATTCTCGTTCCCTCGACGCTCGCGCAGGGGTATGTCCTCTCGCCGCTTATGATGACACTTGCACGGTTGGCCCAGGGGGTCGCCGTCGCGATGGTCTTCGCGCCCTCGCTGGCGCTGGCCGGTGACCTTGCCCGCGAGGGGGCCTCGGGAACCACGCTGTCGGTGCTCACCATGGCCTTCGGGTTCGGGGTGGCGGTGGGGCCGCTTTCGGCCGGCTTTCTGGAGCGCTTTGGCTTTCACGTGCCCTTCCTCGCGGGTAGCGTCCTCGCCGTGCTGGCCCTCCTCTTGGTCTACACGCAGGTCGAGGAGACGCTCACGGACACGAAATCGATCTTCGGCTCCTGA
- a CDS encoding DUF5797 family protein, which yields MPLSETARSRLADILEREPTKNSELQAAWDMDSGSEVHQYLESELKPYYYRDDNSLIRVTPEGEAVLSGETGDGPAVAFAGIEEAVFGAVPGPEERSASVVAILHEVRDQGAPDAGVEAVRAALRTLTQKDVLERIDRTVPTYRLAVPRSDVTVLETE from the coding sequence ATGCCCCTCTCCGAGACGGCCCGGTCGCGGCTCGCGGATATCCTGGAACGTGAACCCACGAAGAACAGCGAGCTCCAGGCGGCCTGGGATATGGACAGCGGCAGCGAGGTCCACCAGTACCTCGAATCCGAACTCAAACCCTACTACTATCGAGACGATAACAGTTTGATTCGAGTGACACCCGAGGGCGAGGCGGTGCTCTCAGGCGAGACGGGTGACGGGCCGGCCGTCGCCTTTGCCGGAATCGAGGAGGCGGTCTTCGGGGCGGTTCCGGGCCCCGAGGAGCGGTCGGCGAGTGTCGTCGCGATCCTCCACGAGGTGCGCGATCAGGGAGCACCAGATGCTGGAGTCGAGGCGGTCCGGGCCGCGCTCCGGACGCTCACCCAAAAAGACGTCCTCGAACGGATCGACCGAACTGTCCCGACCTACCGGCTGGCGGTGCCCCGTTCCGATGTCACGGTGCTGGAGACGGAGTGA
- a CDS encoding DUF5787 family protein, with amino-acid sequence MSFPPGDSEFAFELASCAWAEQEWPPAGEPTPAIVARQLGWQQRRWDTIVIEVEPDAFETRAAFGSERLNSDLRHVLQHAPESWTYYREALPHPGYPWRYVRESIHEATARDALESRKRGGQIEIRRVEEYPDWVDRIVAIENKPDLDASAARRLTDQLERDVAAGIADEVWLATTGTGSRVEPALLERIPSEVGILTLGPDGVDVLWRPRTLTTDQAGIDILDRPEGGSHDQSAARFEVLSRAAKSEKRYDIAERAYERGWRHYVESMRPDCAHFDLTVGRYGYRPTCAAFERTQTPRECRGNCPHFQPEPPQHRQGGWPIEGGPGQTVKRILRERSARCHSVSSTVTSERGTASR; translated from the coding sequence GTGAGCTTCCCACCCGGGGACAGCGAGTTCGCCTTCGAACTGGCGAGTTGTGCCTGGGCCGAACAGGAGTGGCCACCAGCGGGTGAGCCGACACCGGCCATCGTCGCCCGCCAACTGGGCTGGCAGCAGCGTCGCTGGGACACCATCGTGATCGAGGTCGAACCCGATGCCTTCGAGACCCGCGCCGCGTTCGGCTCCGAGCGGCTCAACAGCGACCTTCGCCACGTCCTCCAGCACGCCCCGGAATCCTGGACCTATTACCGCGAGGCCCTTCCACACCCGGGCTATCCCTGGCGGTACGTCAGGGAGTCGATCCACGAGGCGACGGCCCGTGACGCCCTCGAATCCCGCAAGCGCGGGGGTCAAATCGAGATTCGCCGAGTCGAAGAGTATCCCGACTGGGTCGACCGAATCGTCGCGATCGAGAACAAACCCGACCTGGACGCGAGCGCCGCCCGTCGACTCACGGACCAACTAGAGCGAGATGTCGCCGCCGGGATCGCCGACGAGGTCTGGCTCGCGACGACCGGCACCGGTTCGCGAGTGGAACCAGCGCTCCTGGAACGGATCCCCTCCGAGGTCGGGATTCTCACGCTGGGGCCCGACGGCGTCGACGTGCTCTGGCGACCGCGCACCCTCACGACGGACCAGGCCGGCATCGACATTCTCGATCGACCCGAGGGCGGGTCCCACGACCAGTCAGCAGCCCGGTTCGAGGTGCTGTCACGGGCCGCAAAATCGGAGAAGCGATACGACATCGCCGAGCGGGCCTACGAGCGCGGGTGGCGTCACTACGTCGAGTCGATGCGGCCGGACTGTGCGCACTTCGATTTGACCGTGGGTCGGTACGGCTACAGGCCGACGTGTGCAGCCTTCGAACGGACCCAGACCCCGCGGGAGTGTCGGGGTAACTGTCCACACTTCCAGCCCGAACCGCCCCAGCACCGACAGGGTGGCTGGCCCATCGAAGGCGGACCGGGGCAGACGGTCAAACGAATCTTGCGAGAACGGAGCGCGAGGTGTCACTCCGTCTCCAGCACCGTGACATCGGAACGGGGCACCGCCAGCCGGTAG
- a CDS encoding bis(5'-nucleosyl)-tetraphosphatase yields MTVEATSAGAILYRDTRGRREYLLLKSRPGDWEFPKGGVEGDEELQQTAIREVQEEAGISDFRLLDGFREEYDYVFEANGDRIHKTVHLFVAKSYEASAELSHEHRDHQWRDYQQALNTITQDGPRDILRDAHEHIDELDV; encoded by the coding sequence ATGACGGTTGAAGCGACAAGCGCCGGGGCCATTCTCTATCGGGACACGCGGGGCCGGCGTGAATACCTCCTACTGAAGAGCCGCCCCGGGGACTGGGAATTCCCCAAAGGCGGCGTCGAGGGGGACGAAGAACTCCAGCAGACGGCAATCAGAGAGGTACAGGAGGAGGCCGGGATCAGCGATTTCAGGCTGCTCGATGGCTTCCGCGAGGAATACGATTATGTCTTCGAGGCGAACGGGGACCGGATCCACAAGACCGTGCACCTGTTCGTCGCGAAGTCCTACGAGGCCAGTGCCGAACTGTCCCACGAACACCGGGACCACCAGTGGCGGGACTACCAGCAGGCACTGAACACGATCACTCAGGACGGTCCGCGGGACATCCTGCGGGATGCCCACGAACACATCGACGAACTGGACGTGTGA
- a CDS encoding uS10/mL48 family ribosomal protein: MTTVLHLTLKSGDRETLDSVVETIKRTVRRKGTELKGPHSDAPTEYRVPLYKQLDGDSTARYDDWQYTVYQRRFELRGRDEVGRQVLEWDYPESVRVEATVDRT, translated from the coding sequence ATGACCACCGTCCTCCACCTCACGCTGAAGAGCGGCGATCGGGAGACACTCGATTCCGTCGTCGAGACGATCAAACGGACCGTCCGCCGGAAGGGAACTGAGCTCAAAGGCCCCCACTCGGACGCCCCGACGGAGTATCGCGTGCCGCTTTACAAGCAACTCGACGGCGATTCGACGGCCCGATACGACGACTGGCAGTACACGGTCTATCAGCGTCGCTTCGAGCTTCGCGGTCGGGACGAGGTCGGTCGGCAGGTCCTCGAGTGGGACTATCCGGAGTCCGTTCGCGTCGAGGCGACTGTCGATCGCACCTGA
- a CDS encoding Na+/H+ antiporter NhaC family protein, translated as MAGPDDKDTGVDEELREAEEAMEGPQIEFYGGVWASTIPLVLFILWAIFQSGILGIGQTSGLVVGALIATIVGMFFAKGNWKTYANTIFEGMTQRVAATAIVAWLWAGMFANTMQVGQFVDGLIWAADAIGVNAATFPAATFVLAAVLATGIGTGYGTAVAFVTLFFPAGVLLGANPVLMFAAILSGAVFGDNLAPVSDTTIVSAVTQDSDIGGVVASRFKYAILAAVPSFALYLVVGGMMAGAPPGGQAALEGTAPGLIHLISMGIVIVTAIRGRHIVEAISWGLIAAIVFNLVFGLSSVADIVALQVTEESAWTAIPGVVVADTAGVGGSLLNGAVGFFPLIVLTLLIVAMARIMIQGGGFEAIQDVLLEKVATSVRSAELTMVFSTAIVNAMITINTAAEIAISPYIARIGEKFNINGYRRANILDANTSALGYIFPWGGGILAGYGAMTGPGSPVDQFGNVMLVNPADVIPYVFHGWLLLAVFILAAITGFGREYISDRRSEEVSRV; from the coding sequence ATGGCAGGTCCGGATGATAAAGACACAGGCGTAGACGAGGAGTTGCGTGAAGCCGAAGAGGCAATGGAAGGCCCCCAAATCGAGTTTTATGGGGGCGTCTGGGCGAGTACGATACCGCTCGTCCTATTCATCCTCTGGGCGATTTTCCAGAGTGGAATCCTTGGCATTGGGCAAACGAGTGGACTGGTGGTCGGGGCCCTGATCGCGACCATCGTCGGGATGTTCTTCGCGAAGGGGAACTGGAAGACCTACGCGAATACCATCTTCGAAGGCATGACTCAGCGGGTCGCGGCGACGGCGATCGTTGCCTGGCTGTGGGCCGGCATGTTCGCGAACACGATGCAGGTTGGACAGTTCGTCGACGGGTTGATCTGGGCCGCGGACGCAATCGGCGTCAACGCGGCGACGTTCCCGGCTGCAACCTTCGTGCTGGCCGCGGTGCTCGCGACGGGGATCGGGACCGGGTACGGGACAGCTGTCGCGTTCGTGACACTGTTCTTCCCGGCCGGCGTCCTTCTGGGCGCCAATCCCGTGTTGATGTTCGCGGCGATCCTGTCCGGGGCCGTCTTCGGCGACAACCTGGCACCGGTCAGTGACACCACGATTGTCAGCGCGGTGACTCAGGACTCGGACATCGGTGGCGTCGTGGCCTCCCGGTTCAAGTATGCGATTCTGGCCGCGGTCCCATCATTCGCACTCTACCTCGTCGTGGGTGGCATGATGGCTGGCGCACCCCCCGGCGGCCAGGCCGCACTCGAAGGGACCGCACCAGGACTTATCCACCTTATTTCGATGGGAATCGTCATCGTCACGGCGATTCGGGGACGGCACATTGTGGAGGCCATCTCGTGGGGGTTGATCGCGGCGATCGTGTTCAACCTCGTCTTCGGCCTCTCCTCGGTCGCCGACATCGTCGCCCTACAGGTGACCGAAGAGAGCGCGTGGACTGCGATTCCAGGCGTCGTCGTTGCTGATACGGCAGGGGTCGGTGGGAGCCTGCTCAACGGTGCGGTGGGCTTCTTCCCGCTGATCGTCCTGACCCTGCTCATCGTCGCCATGGCCCGGATCATGATCCAGGGCGGCGGCTTCGAGGCGATCCAGGACGTGCTGCTCGAAAAGGTCGCGACGAGCGTTCGGAGCGCCGAGCTCACGATGGTCTTCTCGACGGCGATCGTCAACGCGATGATCACGATCAACACGGCCGCGGAGATCGCCATCTCGCCGTACATCGCGCGCATCGGTGAGAAGTTCAACATCAACGGCTACCGCCGGGCGAACATCCTCGACGCCAACACCTCCGCGCTGGGATACATCTTCCCGTGGGGCGGTGGTATTCTGGCCGGATACGGTGCCATGACGGGGCCCGGCAGCCCGGTCGATCAGTTCGGTAACGTGATGTTGGTCAATCCGGCCGACGTCATCCCGTACGTGTTCCACGGATGGCTGCTGCTCGCCGTGTTCATCCTCGCGGCGATCACCGGGTTCGGTCGTGAGTACATTTCCGACCGCCGGTCCGAGGAGGTGAGCCGAGTATGA
- a CDS encoding geranylgeranyl reductase family protein: MPPVEKDAIVVGAGTAGAYAAATIARAGYDVTVLERKSEDEAGHIACGDALKGADEFPDSIPKSTFEHAISNPDVDHGRFEIPQADTVVDIPVPGELAVIDRLAFGKAIIDGAQNAGATFEFDTAVTDVLQDGRQVTGVTAMQDGQPQAFEAPIVVDAAGALSLLQDKADLEETTFDTNVNYRQFTSAYREIIEVEEPVDYEDALVFKPTDRAEGYIWYFPRTGTEINAGVGFQMTAEPMQLVEALREDLESRPEFGNAKVLDKLGAAIPTRRPYDSAVAPGYLAAGDAAGHVNPTTGGGIAGAAYAGTYAGESAIDALEAGDASEDVLWEYNERIMDHFGGRYASLDVYNILTTAVEVEQLMDLLASIPAEKVSEALYAGTADFGLGLKLRTMLGSLGHWRLLYQLYQTKDVADRLLDHYETYPESPAEFAEWQRERDAIMESVYQVTGASPKY, encoded by the coding sequence ATGCCTCCCGTAGAGAAAGACGCCATCGTCGTCGGGGCCGGGACCGCTGGTGCCTACGCCGCTGCGACGATCGCCCGGGCCGGATACGACGTGACGGTACTCGAACGGAAATCCGAGGACGAAGCCGGACACATCGCCTGCGGGGACGCGTTGAAGGGGGCCGACGAGTTCCCCGACTCCATTCCGAAATCAACCTTCGAACACGCGATCAGCAACCCGGACGTCGATCACGGCCGATTCGAGATCCCACAGGCCGACACGGTCGTCGACATCCCCGTGCCGGGAGAGTTGGCCGTGATCGACCGACTGGCGTTCGGGAAAGCGATCATCGACGGCGCTCAGAACGCGGGTGCCACCTTCGAGTTCGACACCGCCGTCACGGACGTTCTCCAGGACGGGAGGCAGGTAACGGGCGTTACAGCGATGCAGGACGGCCAGCCCCAGGCTTTCGAGGCCCCGATCGTCGTGGACGCTGCAGGTGCGCTCTCGCTCCTGCAGGACAAGGCCGACCTCGAGGAGACGACATTCGACACGAACGTGAACTACCGGCAGTTCACTTCGGCCTATCGGGAGATCATCGAGGTCGAGGAGCCGGTCGATTACGAGGACGCCCTGGTTTTCAAACCCACAGATCGCGCGGAGGGATACATCTGGTACTTCCCCCGAACCGGGACCGAGATCAACGCCGGCGTGGGGTTCCAGATGACCGCGGAGCCAATGCAGTTGGTCGAGGCTCTCCGGGAGGACCTGGAGTCCCGACCGGAGTTCGGGAACGCGAAAGTGCTCGACAAACTCGGTGCGGCTATCCCGACTCGCCGCCCCTACGACTCCGCTGTCGCACCGGGCTATCTCGCGGCGGGAGACGCCGCGGGCCACGTGAACCCCACGACTGGCGGGGGCATTGCTGGAGCAGCCTACGCCGGCACGTACGCCGGTGAAAGCGCCATCGACGCGCTCGAAGCCGGCGACGCGAGCGAGGACGTGCTCTGGGAGTACAACGAACGGATCATGGACCACTTCGGGGGCCGATACGCCAGTCTGGACGTGTACAACATTTTGACGACGGCCGTCGAGGTCGAGCAACTCATGGACCTGTTGGCCTCGATTCCGGCCGAGAAGGTCTCGGAGGCACTCTATGCCGGGACCGCCGATTTCGGGCTGGGGCTCAAGCTCCGGACCATGCTGGGGAGTCTGGGCCACTGGCGCTTGCTCTACCAGCTGTATCAGACCAAAGACGTGGCCGACCGCCTGCTTGACCACTACGAGACCTACCCCGAGTCACCCGCCGAGTTTGCCGAGTGGCAACGAGAACGAGATGCGATCATGGAGTCGGTCTACCAGGTGACCGGGGCGTCCCCCAAGTACTGA
- a CDS encoding 2Fe-2S iron-sulfur cluster-binding protein: MTTHTVEFVGTGEKIEVAETETILDVAVREGISQEYSCRVGMCLACSAEIIEGEVTQPGSRGLTEAEAENYALTCMARPETDLKLDRGSYPPSIEAEEPTGEPADD, encoded by the coding sequence ATGACAACACACACCGTCGAGTTCGTCGGGACCGGCGAGAAGATCGAGGTGGCAGAGACCGAGACGATCCTCGACGTCGCGGTTCGGGAGGGGATCTCCCAGGAGTACTCCTGCCGCGTCGGGATGTGTCTGGCCTGCTCGGCCGAGATTATCGAAGGCGAAGTCACGCAGCCTGGCTCCCGTGGGCTCACGGAGGCCGAAGCCGAGAACTACGCGTTGACCTGTATGGCCCGTCCGGAGACGGACCTCAAACTGGACCGGGGCTCCTATCCGCCGAGTATCGAGGCCGAGGAGCCGACCGGCGAACCGGCCGACGACTGA
- the phoU gene encoding phosphate signaling complex protein PhoU, which produces MARESYQEQLDQLRSDVLYMGELVGDRLRTALSAMESKDDTAAMNVIEGDAEINQLYLDLEGDCVDLLALQQPVASDLRFIAASFKIITDLERIGDLATNLADYSLDAERDVFPEVDIQSIGDETLDMLETAMQAFETEDHDTCLAIADRDDEVDEMCRKASEAVVRDLMERNISNGTDDAEIEQLMNDVSRLLLTIRDLERVGDHATNIAARTLYMSEGDDQLIY; this is translated from the coding sequence ATGGCGCGAGAGAGCTACCAAGAGCAGCTCGATCAACTGCGCAGCGACGTGCTTTACATGGGGGAACTCGTGGGAGACCGGTTACGGACGGCGCTGTCTGCGATGGAATCGAAAGACGATACGGCGGCGATGAACGTCATCGAGGGCGACGCCGAGATCAATCAACTGTATCTCGATCTGGAGGGAGACTGTGTCGACCTATTGGCCCTTCAGCAGCCGGTGGCCTCCGATCTACGATTTATCGCGGCCTCCTTCAAGATTATCACGGACCTCGAACGCATCGGGGACCTGGCGACGAACCTCGCCGACTACAGTCTCGACGCCGAGCGGGACGTGTTCCCGGAGGTCGACATCCAGTCGATCGGGGACGAGACCCTCGACATGCTGGAGACGGCCATGCAGGCCTTCGAAACGGAGGATCACGACACCTGCCTGGCGATCGCCGATCGGGACGACGAGGTCGACGAGATGTGCCGAAAAGCCTCCGAGGCCGTCGTCCGTGATCTGATGGAGCGAAACATTTCGAACGGGACTGACGACGCGGAGATCGAACAGCTGATGAACGACGTCTCGCGGCTCCTGCTCACGATCCGGGACCTCGAACGGGTCGGAGACCACGCGACGAACATCGCCGCGCGGACCCTCTACATGAGCGAGGGCGACGACCAGCTAATCTACTGA
- a CDS encoding molybdopterin-dependent oxidoreductase, with translation MIGIMDDYGSLADALAFGPPVTVDGPDRVAVTEARLADFEITTEAVEIICATGSSYTADWTGPTVGSLLDAAGVEPDTTHLLVVSADEYAVTIPIREALGGVLAFLKDGVPIGAHQEYTNRLVTPGTEGARDIKGAARIEPLTLEPGEDPEALENLFPEGERFTANRVEHDAEESAERSQ, from the coding sequence ATGATCGGGATAATGGACGATTACGGGTCACTCGCCGACGCACTCGCGTTCGGACCGCCAGTGACCGTCGACGGCCCCGATCGAGTCGCCGTGACCGAAGCCCGACTTGCGGACTTCGAGATCACGACCGAAGCCGTCGAGATCATCTGTGCGACGGGGAGCAGCTACACCGCCGACTGGACCGGCCCGACAGTCGGCTCGTTGCTCGACGCGGCTGGCGTGGAGCCGGACACGACCCACCTCCTCGTGGTGTCCGCCGACGAGTACGCCGTCACGATTCCAATACGCGAAGCGCTGGGCGGCGTGCTCGCCTTCCTGAAAGACGGCGTCCCGATCGGGGCCCACCAGGAGTACACGAACCGGCTGGTTACCCCCGGGACCGAGGGGGCACGAGATATCAAGGGCGCGGCCCGCATCGAACCGCTCACGCTCGAACCTGGTGAGGACCCGGAAGCCCTCGAAAACCTCTTTCCCGAGGGCGAACGGTTCACGGCGAATCGAGTCGAGCACGACGCGGAAGAATCAGCGGAACGGTCCCAGTAA
- a CDS encoding MBL fold metallo-hydrolase, whose protein sequence is MAIHSDWGDWLPEAVAAADPDGLALWYLGCNGFILKAGDGTTLFIDPYLGTGDPPRTVRMIPIPFEPGDVQEADAVLATHEHTDHVHGPSQAPILTETGATFLGPEQSVRKAREEETWTETYGVEPDQYDVVSTGESRAFGDVTVHVEPAFDPDAAEPVSYLIEYDGVTVFHGGDTKPDPALATIGQEYDIDLGILPFGSTGMIPDKTTREPKKTTWYSDETQIIDAAEQLSLDRLLPTHWDMWKGLTADPTALFDHRRSRQAPSRIDIVEIGDRVDLE, encoded by the coding sequence ATGGCGATTCACAGCGACTGGGGCGACTGGCTGCCCGAGGCCGTCGCCGCGGCGGATCCGGACGGCCTCGCCCTGTGGTATCTCGGCTGTAACGGCTTCATTCTCAAGGCCGGTGACGGAACCACCCTCTTCATCGATCCGTACCTGGGGACCGGCGATCCACCTCGGACAGTTCGCATGATCCCGATTCCCTTCGAGCCAGGCGACGTTCAGGAAGCCGACGCCGTACTGGCAACACACGAGCACACCGACCACGTGCACGGCCCGAGCCAGGCCCCCATTCTCACGGAAACCGGGGCCACGTTCCTCGGCCCGGAACAGAGCGTCCGAAAGGCTCGCGAGGAAGAGACCTGGACGGAGACCTACGGCGTCGAACCCGACCAGTACGACGTCGTCTCCACGGGCGAATCACGGGCGTTCGGGGATGTGACCGTCCACGTCGAGCCGGCCTTCGATCCAGACGCGGCCGAGCCGGTGAGCTACCTGATCGAGTACGACGGCGTGACCGTCTTCCACGGCGGGGACACGAAGCCCGACCCAGCCCTGGCGACCATCGGCCAAGAGTACGACATCGACCTGGGAATCCTCCCGTTCGGTTCGACCGGGATGATCCCCGACAAAACTACCCGCGAGCCGAAGAAGACGACGTGGTACAGCGACGAGACCCAGATCATCGACGCCGCCGAACAACTCTCACTCGATCGGCTCCTGCCGACCCACTGGGACATGTGGAAGGGGCTGACGGCGGATCCGACCGCCCTGTTCGACCACCGCCGCTCCCGACAGGCACCCTCGCGGATCGACATCGTGGAGATCGGCGATCGAGTCGATCTGGAGTAA
- the dph2 gene encoding diphthamide biosynthesis enzyme Dph2: MSDSDGWEGDLRDTGLALKHDREWDYELERVAEAVTEQAAETVGLQFPEGIKRRAPKVARDLEEHLPDRVRIYISGEANFGACDLDMDLMRRTDVFVHFGHSPMVESEGVVYVPLFSNVDVEPIMTEAVEHLEPGEVGLVTTAQHMNKFDAMRAFLEDRGFTVQTRRGDERLTHEGQVLGCNYASAKVPAEQVLYVGGGGFHPSGLAMDNPEKDVIIADPVNNVVKPASAEKFVKQRYAAIHQAMDAETWGIIAGTKIGQRRHGIAEQLAAENENASLITLDEITPSHLKNFGLDAYVNTACPRITTDDGPQFDQPLLTPQEYRIAIGEEPMDALEFDTFEGTW; encoded by the coding sequence ATGAGCGATTCGGACGGCTGGGAGGGTGATCTCCGGGACACTGGACTCGCCCTGAAACACGACCGGGAGTGGGACTACGAACTCGAACGCGTCGCGGAGGCGGTAACGGAACAGGCAGCCGAAACCGTTGGCCTGCAGTTCCCCGAGGGAATCAAGCGACGCGCGCCGAAGGTGGCACGGGACCTTGAGGAGCATCTGCCTGACCGGGTGCGGATCTACATCTCCGGGGAGGCCAACTTCGGGGCCTGTGACCTGGACATGGATCTGATGCGTCGGACCGACGTGTTCGTCCACTTCGGGCACTCCCCGATGGTCGAATCGGAGGGGGTGGTCTACGTCCCGCTGTTCTCGAACGTCGACGTCGAACCGATCATGACCGAAGCCGTCGAGCACTTGGAGCCCGGCGAGGTGGGTCTGGTGACCACGGCCCAGCACATGAACAAGTTCGACGCGATGCGGGCCTTCCTCGAAGACCGGGGCTTTACGGTCCAGACTCGCCGGGGGGACGAACGACTCACCCACGAGGGCCAGGTCCTCGGTTGCAACTACGCGAGCGCCAAGGTTCCCGCCGAGCAGGTCCTGTATGTCGGTGGTGGTGGCTTTCATCCCTCCGGGCTCGCCATGGACAACCCCGAGAAGGACGTCATCATCGCGGATCCGGTGAACAACGTCGTCAAACCCGCGTCCGCGGAGAAGTTCGTCAAACAGCGCTACGCCGCGATCCACCAGGCGATGGACGCCGAGACCTGGGGCATCATCGCGGGGACGAAGATCGGCCAGCGTCGCCACGGCATCGCCGAACAGCTCGCCGCGGAGAACGAGAACGCCTCCCTCATCACCCTCGACGAGATCACCCCCTCACACCTCAAGAACTTCGGCCTCGACGCCTACGTGAACACCGCCTGCCCACGGATCACGACCGACGACGGGCCCCAGTTCGACCAGCCGCTTTTGACCCCCCAGGAGTACCGCATCGCCATCGGGGAGGAACCGATGGACGCACTCGAGTTCGACACCTTCGAGGGGACGTGGTGA
- a CDS encoding METTL5 family protein, with protein sequence MGLKARLEAELGGVSDFEDPIRDLEQYRTPASVAAHLVALADLEGDIEGQTVIDLGTGTGMLALAAALRSPDRVLGVEIDPAALEQARANERSLSSMPVDWIRGDATALPVDLAGTTVVANPPFGAHEDNRHADREFLETIAGDAAVSYTIHNEGSREFLEAFTMDNGGRITHAYGVEFHVPKQFRHHDSTSRTIQAELYRVAWD encoded by the coding sequence ATGGGACTGAAAGCCCGTCTCGAAGCCGAACTGGGGGGCGTCTCGGACTTCGAGGACCCGATTCGGGATCTCGAACAGTATCGCACGCCGGCCTCGGTCGCCGCGCATCTCGTCGCGCTGGCCGACCTGGAGGGGGACATCGAGGGGCAGACGGTGATCGACCTGGGGACCGGAACGGGGATGCTCGCGCTGGCCGCGGCACTGCGATCACCTGACCGGGTGCTGGGCGTCGAGATCGATCCGGCCGCGCTCGAACAGGCCCGGGCGAACGAACGATCGCTGTCGAGCATGCCGGTCGACTGGATTCGTGGGGACGCGACGGCCCTGCCGGTCGATCTGGCGGGGACGACCGTCGTCGCCAACCCGCCCTTCGGGGCCCACGAGGACAATCGCCACGCCGACCGGGAGTTCCTCGAAACGATCGCCGGGGACGCCGCCGTCTCGTATACGATCCACAACGAGGGGAGCCGGGAGTTCCTGGAGGCCTTTACGATGGACAACGGCGGTCGGATCACCCACGCCTACGGGGTCGAGTTCCACGTTCCAAAACAGTTCAGACATCACGACTCGACCAGCCGGACGATCCAGGCCGAACTCTACCGCGTCGCCTGGGACTAG